The genome window CCATTTTGTCCTCTTTAAACCCTCTCTGTATCCCGTCTTTCATGAGCACAAAAGCGATCGGTGATCGCGGCGAGGCCATTGCCGCAGACCACCTGGAGGAGCAAGGCTACACGATCATGGACTCGAACTATCGGTTCGAGCGCAACGAAGTGGATTTGGTCTGTTTTGACCCGCACGCTCGGAAGGGGAGAGGCGAGATCGTGTTCGTCGAGGTGAAAACGCGGTCGAGTCTTAATTTCGGTGCCCCCGATGAAGCGGTGGATGAGGACAAGCGCTCCCGCATTGTGGGCGTCGCAAAGGCATATCTTTATGAGCGTCAACTGGAGGGGTCGCCCGCCCGGTTCGATGTCGTCGGCGTTCTGCTCAACCAGGGCGACGAGCCGGACGTCACGCACTATACCGATGCGTTCAAGGCGTAGTCTCCGCCTCAACGTTTCTGTGTCACTAAACCATTGTGCGCTTTGATGTAACCGGCGCGTTTGATGTCGAAGCCATTTTCATACGCGTACAAGCCGAGCTGGCGGGCATCCATCAATTCGCGGTACCCGTAGTTCATCAGATTACCCATGGCGACGTAAAAGAGCTTGGAGCGAAGTTGTCGCCGCGGTGTCGTCATGATGGCGTAGCCGCCAGGCTTGAGGAAGCGGCGGTGGAAATCGAAGACGAGCGGTTTGTACTCATCGGGAAAGTGTTCGATGAGACCGACGCTGATGACGATGTCGAATTCCTTTCCGTAGTCGAGATCCCGGATGTCACTGACCACGAAGTCAATGTCGAAGTCTTCGCGGTGATAGACCGTGTGAGAGCCGGTCGCCGGGTTATGTCCCAGAAAGGGATAAGCCTCTGGGAAATTGCCGAACCGGTCGGTTTTGCAAAATTCGTCGTAGTCAACGAGGACGGCGTGTCCGCCCGGGTACATGGCAAGCAGTTGCATGGCTTCATATCCGTCCGCCGCCCCGAGAAACAGGATGTTGGGCTTCTCGACATCGAGGCCCTCGAAAAGCGCTCGTTTGCCCCGCGGATCCCACACCGCATCCTGCACGCGGTGTACGTAATTCCAGATCTTCGTCTGCATTAGATCCCGTACGACCTCCACGGCACCATGGAGATCGGCCTCTTTGAGGTGCTCCATGAGATCCTGCCGGGCACGTACGGTCGCTTCGTCCGGATCCTCCATAAAGAGGGAGTGGAAGCGGCGGTTGAAATGCTCCCACTGGACTTCGACCGGCATGTCTTCGCCGTGTCGGTTCTCCCATTTCTCGCGCTCCGAGGAGTAGTTGTCCACCAAATACGGCCGTCCCAGATCAGACCACGTCAGACGGTTCCATTCCGTTGCAGACAGATCCTCAAAGACATCAGGAGGGGTAGTCCGGGTATCGTAGCGGTAATGCTGTGTTGTACCAGTTTGCTCGAGCGGGATCCGGCTGGCGGTCGAAACTTCCATGGCGCAAGACAAGACAAGGCGTAACGGGTTGGATACATGCTCTACGAGAGACCTTCACGTTTGTGCCCTTGATACCCTGCTTGGAGACGATGGCTGTAATAGCTCAAGGATGCCGACGTTTGCCTGGTCGGTACCACATCTTTGCCGAAATAGCTGAGACGGTCAGTTACGGGGTTGAAGATGCTTGAGGTCGGGTGGCGGAAGCGTCTGAAGGTGGACATCCGTTTCAGCATCGATGCCGACGTATGTCACCTCTTTGCCCGGCTCGTAATCGAGCGGAATCAGTTCGGCCAGACGCTCGAAGGCGAAGTATTGGTAGACGGTCGCTCCGTAGGGCTCGACGATCTTGCCGTGCCGATCTACGCGCACCGGGGGATCGTTGAGTTCGATCAGTGAGGTTTGAACGCGAGAGGGCGCACGCATTTCACGTCGCCACGCGCGATAATTGCGGCTTTCGGGTTCACCCCGATATACCACCTCGAGTCGGCCGTGAAAGTCGAGCTCCGTGACGTTATTTCCGTTGACCGACAGGATGTCGTCCCGGTCGGCGTGAAAGCGATCCGCGCGGTGGGGACTGGAGAACATACTGGCCCGTGGGAGTCGATAGATCTCGAAGTCTTCCTCTTCGAGTCGGTCGTCGAGAAGGGCTCGTAGAAAATGGCGAAAGGAGCCGAGATACGCCTGCCGGCGGTTTGTGCGCCACCGATCCGCCTCCTCGATGCTTGAGGCCGTGATGGGTGCGAAAAGAGGTTCGCCGTCCCAGCGGATCACGCCACCGCTTGCTTCGAACTCCTCCAGAAAATACTTGACGCGATAGCCGAGCGCGCGATTTTCGATGACGAGCGGCTCGGCAGCCTGCGCCGTAAACTTTCCCCACCAGCGCGAGGTGAATCGCAAAACCTCCGGATTTTGGATCCGGCACTCGCTCGCCCACTCCGATGACCCGAGAAAAAGGCGCTGGAATCGTTCGAGTCGTTTATGCCACTCTGGGTCGCGTTCGGCTTCTACGAGTACCCCCGGGCTTTCGATCACGCGGGGCGGAAGACGAAAGGCGAACGTGAGGGTTGTGTCCTCTCGCAGAAACAGGTCTACATGCTGCGGTTCATAGCCCAGCATGGAAGCATAAAGACGTTTCGCTCCGCGCCTAACGTCGTTGAGGGTGAAGCGGCCGTCCAGACCGGTCGTGGTGCCATTCATCGACTGCGCGATAAACACGTGCGCTCCGGGGAGCGGCGATCCGGTGGCCCGGTCCACGACAATGCCCGTCAGGGTAACGTCCGTTGCGCCCTGACCAACGGCCGACTGAGCGAGGGCACCGATCGTCAGCCATCCTATGAGGAGGGAGGCGAGGGATGTGTAGAGAAATGACAGACGATCGGGCATCGGGACGGGACCGTCCGGTGGTTCATATATCGTTTTGTGTTAATATGCATTGAAGACGGATTGGTTGCTGATACTCTCGCGGCCGGCAGGTCGATCGAAAACAAAAAGAGGGAGTCTACCATGGACTCATGGTGTCTCCCTCTCTTTAGCATCCCGGTGCACGAATCCAGCAGTCTACCGTGATGCGGAAACGCCCGGACGCGATAGGGCGTCTATGCGTTCTGTAACCTGGGGCATCAATGCTGTTTCGTCTCCAATGAACAGGGACTCATCATCCGGCACGTACTCGAAAGGTAGAAACCCTGCCGTCCGATGAAAGGCGAAATAACCGTCAACCGTTAAGGCGTATGGAGATTCGACACGGCCGGTTCGCCCGATGCGTACGGACGCTTGTTCGAGCCGAATTTCCGAGGACTGTACGTTGTCGGGTTGCTGATCTCCGTTTTCGTAGTCGGCGAACGCTTTTGTTTCCTGTGCGCCGTCGTAGATGACGCGGAGAGTGCCCGGGATTTTTAACCGGTAGACCGAGTCGGCGTCGACGTAGAGGATGTCATCGCGATCGACAGACCGGGGATTGGCGCCGAAGTGTTTGCTTTCTCTCTCGCCCCGGGTTGGAAGTTGAAACATGTGGAATCGCTCTTCCATGACTCGATCGCGAAGCAGCGACCGGAGAAAGTGGCGTAACGACCCGTGGTAAGCGCGCAAACGATTCCGTTCCCAGCGACGGGCTTCCTCAGGAGACGAGGGGGTCAGTTCGGAAAAGAGTGGTTCTCCCTTCCAACGCAAGAGCCGATGATCGGCGTCGAATCCTCTCAGGAAGTATTCAATCTTGTAGCCGAGTGCACGATTCTCGATAACGATGGGCTTGACGGCCCTCACGTCAAATTTTCCCCACCAGGTCGTCTCAAAGCGGAGAACCTCCGGGTTTGTGATGTGACAGTCTTTCGCCCATTGGGACGGGCCGAAAAACATTTCTTCGAACTTCTCGACATTGTCGACCCAATCTTTGTCGCGCTCGGCGCTGACGACGACGCCCTCCGCATTAACCACATCTTCGTTGAGTGAGAAGTCGTAACGAACGGCGTCGCTACGCCTCATAAAGAGCTCGAAGACGCGAGACTTAAATCCCATCATCGACACGTGCACGCGAGACGCCCCGCGAGGGACGTTGCCAAGTCGATATTCTCCGTTTTCGTTCGTGACGGTACCAATCATGGTTCCGGCAACGAAGACGTGCGCACCGGGAAGAGGAGCGTCCGTTTTTGCATTCGTAACAGTGCCGAAAAGCGTGAGACGGTTCGGATCATCCCCTTCCTCCTCACCTGACATCGTGTTCTGCGCGTGGACGCTGGAGAACATGCTCACGATCAGGAGCATGAGGACGCCGGCCGTGGAAACACGTGTGCGTATTCGCAATGACTCAGATGGCTGTGGGGTGTTGACACAAGAAGTCGTCGCGAAACGCATGTTTTTCTCCTACCTGTTTATAATCGTCGCACAATATATTAAGGAAGAGTAAAGACGAATTCCATTTGTGTCCTTCGGGCCGAATATGATACGATGGGATGGAGTTCATAATAGGTAGGTTTCGGGCTCTGGTACATCCATCCCGATGTCCACAGCGATGGGTTGACCGGTGCTACTGCGGCCGATATTCCTTCGGTACCTGATCTGCAACGCGTTCAAAGGCGAAAAAGCCGGAAACGGTGACGCCGTATGGATCGACAATGTCGCCCTTGTAGTCGATCGTGGCCGGACCCCGTTCGAGCCAGAACTGCGAGGTCTGAAACTTGGGCGCATTGCGGCGGATCGCGTCGCTCGACGCGTATTCATTGAGCCACGTTGTATACGCCTCCGTCTCCTTTTCTCCGAGATAGATGACTTCGGCCACGCCGTTGAAGTCGAGCACCCGTTCTGTTGCGACTTCGCCGTCCTTCATGATGTCGTCGACGGTCGTCGGATAGCGCTGGCCGCCTGAGATCAAGCTACCTCCCCCCAGTGGACCGCTGTCGGAGCCAAAGTTGCCGCCGGACGATGGACGCATGTACAGTTTGAAGCCATGCTGCTCGATGTTATTCGCGAGCATGGCGAGCATCAGATGGTGAAACGAACCGTAGAACGCTCTGCGACGCGCTTCGGCCCATTGCTCTCGCTCGTCCACGGAGCCCTCGAGTTCGGAAAACAGCGGCTCGCCGTTGTACCGCGTGCGGCCGGGGGTTGCGACGAACTCTTCCAGGAAGTACTCGACGCGATATCCCAGTGCCCTGTTAATGATAACAAGAGGTTCGACAGAGTAGGCTTCCAGCGAGCCGACGCCACCGTCGAACCGAAGGACTTCCGGGTTCTGGATCTCTGTCTGCTTTGCATTCGGCGTCTCGCCGATAAAGAGTCGCTGGAACTTCGCGTAGCGCTCCTGCCATTTCTCATCGCGCTCTGCTTCAACGGTGACGCCTTCTTCTTCGAGCACCGTGACCTGAAGCGCAAAGTCGACGTTGTATACCCGAGCCTCACGCAGATTCAGGTTGCGAGCGGCGGACTCATACCCGATGCTGGACACGTAGAGGCGGTGGGCACCGAGCGGAACGCGTTCGATGCGGTACCGGCCGTTTGCGTCGGTGGCCGTACCGGTCATGCTTTCTGCGATGAAGACGTTGACATCCTGCAGCGGATCGCCGGTTTCGGCATCGGTGACGACACCAGTCAGCACTGCACGACCGCTGGGTGTCTGCGGCTGGGCCTGTACGTCAGCGGCCGCGAAAAGGGTAAGAACGACGAGAACGACGGAGAAAAGACGCGTCATGGGGGCGGCAATTGAGGAAACGGGTGGCACGCACGTTCTAACGTCCGTGCACGGCGATTTCGTACGGCAACCTCAAAAACGAGCTATGGCCGTAACCGGTGTATCACATGTGCAGATCGCACGCCGGATTACTTCGCCTGCTGGATCGCGGTAATTGTACCCGGATCCTCGAGACTGGACGTGTCGCCGAGATCTTTTCCGAGATAAGCGTCGCGGATGAGTCGGCGCATGACCTTCGCGTTTCGCGTTTTCGGAAGGGCGTCGGTGAACAGAATCTCCCGCGGACGCAGCGGTTTGCCGAGTTCGGCGACCACCTGCTGCATGAGTTCGTCGCGCAAGTCATCGTCGGCGGTCTCGCCCGGGCGGAGAACGACGAAAGCGACCACTTCGCTTCCTTTGACTTCGTGCGGTACGCCGATGACGGCGCTTTCAGCCACAGCATCGTGCGCGTTCAACAGGGCTTCGACCTCGGCCGGTCCGAGCCGCTTCCCGGCGACATTGATCGTGTCGTCTGAGCGGCCGAGGATGTACCACAGGTCGTCCTCGTCGATGGCGGCAAAGTCGCCGTGGACCCACGTATCCTCGAAGCGTCGCCAGTAGGTGTCGAGATATCGCTGGTCGTCCTGCCAGAAGCTGCGCGTCATGCCGATCCACGGCTTCCGAATGACCAGCTCGCCGACTTCCCCGCGAACGGATTCCCCAGAGGGATTGACGACGTCGGCCGCCATGCCGGGGACGGGACCGGAGAAGGCGCCGGGCTTCAGGGGCTTGAATAGGTTTCCGCAAAGGATGCCACCGGAAATTTCCGTACCCCCTGAATAGTTCAGAATGGGCTTTTTACCGTTTAGCACCGTATTAAAGCACCATTGCCACGACTCCGGATCCCACGGGCTCCCCGTCGATCCGACCGCTCGGAGACTGGATAGATCATGGGACTCTACCGGGTCGCTGCCGTACGTTTTGAGGGCGCGGATTAGCGTTGGAGAGATGCCAAGATGGGTGACCTCGTGGTCTTCGACGAGCTGCCACAGGCGGTCGGGGGCGGGGTAGTCCGGAGCACCGTCGTAGAGGACCATCGTCGCGCCAATTGCGAGCGTCCCGAAGACGAGCCACGGCCCCATCATCCAGCCCATGTCGCTCATCCAATACATGGTTTCGCCGGGCTTCAAGTCCATCGCGTGATACATGTCCTGCGCTCCCTTGATCGGGAAGCCGCAGTGTGTGTGGACCGCGCCTTTCGGGGCACCCGTCGTCCCACTGGTGTAGATGATCATCACCATGTCTTCGGCTGCCGTGCGCTCTGTTTCAGCCGTTCCACTATGGCCCTGCATCGCATCGGACCAGTACATGTCGCGGCCTTCCGTCATTGGCGTGTCATCGCGGCCGAGGTGAGGATGGACGATGACGTGCTCGACGGTGGGGCACTGTTCGAGCGCCTCGTCGGCTGTTTCCTTGAGGTGAATTGGTTTGCCGCGTCGCGTGAAGCCGTCCGCCGTGAAGAGCGCCTTCGCTCCAGCCCCTTTGAGGCGCGTTGCGACGGCGCCGGCTCCGTATCCGCTGAAGAGGGGGCAGAGGACCCCACCGATCTTCACGATCGCGAGGAAGGCGATCACGATCTCCGGCGTCATCGGCATGAAGAGCCCGATCCGGTCGCCCTTTCCGAGTCCCATCGAGCGAAGAGCATTCGCGCACTGGCACACGCGATGGTTGAGTGCGCCGTAGGTGAGACTGACGGTGCTCCCGTCCTCTGCTTCGTAGCGGAGCGCGACGCGATCTTCGACGTCCGTATCCTGCCACTTGTCCAGCAGGTTGTGGACGATGTTCATCTCGCCGCCGACGCACCACTCGGGAAACTGGATGCCGTCGGACAGGTCGACGATGTCGTCGTAGTCCTTGTAAAACTCGATGCCGAGGTCGTCCAGCACGGCGTCCCAGAACCAGGCTACATCGTCCGTGGACCGGCGCTGCAGATCCTCGTAGCTATCGATTCCGTGTGCATCCATGAACGCCTTCAGGTTCGAGTTGGCCACCGCTTCGGGATCGGGTTCCCAGACGATTTCTTGGCCGAAAGGAAAAGCGGAGGTAGACGTGGAAGCGGTTTCAGACATGAACTGACGAGCGGGGATTGAGCCAGGTGAAGGTGAAGGCGAGCGCCGCACGACAGACGGTGCTCCATCTGTGTATGATACGGGCGAATCGTTGACGGTAGCAAACGCCCCCACACCGTGCGGGATGTCATTTTATGCGACTGGCATTGAACCGGCGGGCCAGCGGATTCACCGTGCCGATGGGCGGGATTGAAGGCGGGTTTCTCGATGGATTCGAGCGGGTAGGAGAGGGAACGTTTGTGTAACGCACCGTCAGATCGGCAGCAAATTCATACCTTTGGCAACGAATCGGCGAATCCCGGCGCTCCTGCAAGACACAATGTCCGAAGACACCGGTATGATGGATTGACTTTGCGATTGTCCGCACGTAGAGGCCGGTCAAATTGCAGTGCGATCTCTTCGCACAGCGGAACCGGACTCATGAATGCGGCGAAGCGTCGGTCCGCATCATACAGTTGACAACGGCGCTCCTCCATATCATCCCCACAACGCTGTACCGAACGTGGCTGATCGAGAACACCCTGAAGGACCTTCTAACGATAACGACCGCCCAAAAATGCCGGGACCACGCGAGAGCAGTGGTGGTCGTGGCAACATGATTATTTTCATTATCGCGGGTATTCTACTCGCGCTCTTTGCGTACCAACAGTTTACTGGCCCGACCGTCGGGGCGCAGGAGGTAAGCTACTCCGAGTTTCGACAGGAGGTACGCACTGGGAATGTTGACCAGGTGACGGTGCAGGGGCAACGCGTCGTCGGCGACCTGGTCAATGAGTCGAAGACGGCGACCGCTGAGGGCGATTCGACCTCGTACCAATCGTTCGTGACGTATTTGCCGTCCTTCGGCGACGAGAAGCTCATGGAGCTGCTCGAGGCGAATAACGTACAGGTCGTGACAGAGCCTCAGTCGGATTTCCCGTGGACGCTCGTCATCATGGGGCTTCTGCCCATCCTGCTCCTATTCGGAGTCGGGTATTTCTTCCTCCGGCGGATGCAGTCGCAGGGACAGGGCCTATTTTCCGTGCGTAAGAGTAAGGCCAAGTTGTTCGACAAGGGGGAAGAGGATACCACGTTCGACGACGTGGCAGGTGCGGAGAGCGCCAAGGAGGAAATGCGCGAGATCATCAAATTCCTGAAGAACCCGGAACGGTTCGAGCGGCTTGGCGGGAAGGTGCCGAAGGGCGTTCTCCTCGTCGGACCGCCTGGAACCGGTAAAACGCTTCTTGCTCGGGCCGTCGCAGGTGAAGCCGATGCTCCGTTCTTCAGCGTTAGCGGATCCGACTTCATGGAAATGTTCGTTGGTGTCGGGGCTTCTCGCGTCCGCGATATGTTTGAGGACGCCAAGGAGAACAGTCCGGCGATCATCTTTATCGATGAGCTTGACTCGATCGGGCGCCAGCGTGGGGCCGGCCTCGGTGGGGGCCACGACGAACGGGAGCAGACCTTGAACCAGCTGCTTTCTGAGCTTGACGGCTTCGAGGAGAATCAGGGCATTGTCGTCATGGCGGCTACGAACCGTCCGGACATTCTCGACTCCGCACTGACTCGCCCGGGACGTTTCGACCGGCAGATCACGGTGCCGCTTCCGACGAAGCAGGCGCGGAAGCAAATCCTGGAGATCCACGCGCGCAACAAGCCGCTGTCGGACGAGATCGACCTGGAGGTGATTGCCGGGAGTACGCCCGGATTCAGTGGTGCCGATTTGGAAAACCTTCTCAATGAGGCTGCTCTCCTCGCCGCCAGATTCGACCGCGAGCAGATCGAACGAGAGGATATCGAGGAGGCGCGGGACAAGGTGATCATGGGCCTGAAGCGCGAGGGCATGGTCATCGACGACGAGGAGAAGAAGCTGCTTGCCTACCACGAGGCCGGGCACGCTATTGTCGCCGCCGTCTTGCCCTACGCCGACCCAATTCACAAAGTGACGATTGTGCCGCGTGGCCAGGCGATGGGCGTCACACAGCAGATGCCCGAGAAGGAGAAATACTTGTACCGACGCGAGTACCTGCTGGATCGACTCGCCGTCGTCATGGGCGGCCGGGCTGCGGAAGAACTGATCTTCGACACGGCAACATCCGGGGCTGAGAACGACTTGAAACAGGTCCGGCAGATGGCGCGCAAGATGGTCCTCGACTGGGGCATGGGCGAACAATTCCGCCACATCGCTCTGGGCGACAACCAGGGGCGTGTTTTCCTCGGCGAAGAGCTTGCCAAAGGGAAGAATTACAGCGACGATACGGCCCGTCAGGTCGACGATGAGATCCGCGCGATTTCGGAGAATGCCTTCCAGCGCGCCATCGACACGCTCCGCGATAACCAGGAAGCGTTCGATAAACTTGCCGATCTTCTCATCGAACGAGAGGTTGTGCCGGGTTCGGATGTGCTGAAGCTCGTGAACGGTAACGCCGATTCATTCGATGATGTGCTTACGAACGGAACGGCAGGCGAGGATCAGACGCAATCCTCACGTGTCGACGGGCGGCATTCGACCGGAGGGGAATCTGGGTCGGACGCGTCGTCGAATGAGACGCGAGACGAAAGCTAAGGTCGCACAACAAAACGAGTAGCATTTTCGGTCGCCGCATGGAGCCTTTGCTCGATGCGGCGGCTTTCGTTTGCTCGAAGGGGATGCTTCATAAATCGATCGCTCTGGTGGGATAGCCGCCATTTGCAGCTACTGGAGAAGGGGGAGAATGGTCATATTTCGGCTTCAAGCATCATATTTATTAAGTTGCCGTCCGCAGCGACAAAAAGATGGCCGGTGCGACAGGACTCTTTCGCTCTTATCTATAGGCATCGGTCCCATCGGTGTGGCCTCTCGTCCCCTCTCTCTTCGTCTGACGTAGGTATCATGCGTATTTCTCTTCCATTTGCATCTCAAATCGGACGCATCTTCTCGGTCCTTTTCTCGCTCGTATTCATCGGGGCCGGTCTTGCCGTGATGTTTTTTGTGCCGGCAGAATCCGCGTCCGGGGACGGATTCAAACAGTATATTCCGTACGCCTTCGGCGGCATCTTCGTGTTGGCCGGCATATTTTCGCTTATCTCGTCGATCCGGAAGGGCAAGCAGCAGGCGGAGGCGAACCAAATGCTTGAAAAGCACTCCGATGAGCCATGGAAAGTACGACCTGAGTGGCGTTCGTCCGAAATCGTCGGGGAAGGATCACTGAGTCGTAGTGAAATCTTTTTCACGATCATCTGGAATGTGATTGCGTGGCCACTGGCCTATTTCATGATCTCAAAGGCGAATGTCGCGGAGGAAGGAGCCGTCATCTATTTGGTCCTTCTGTTTCCCCTCATTGGACTCGGCTTCCTTGGGAAGGTGGTGTACAACTACCTGCAGATGCGAAAATTCGGGACCACGATCCTGGAGATGGAATCCATGCCGGGCCGACTCGGAGAACGGTTGTCCGGGGTGCTGAAAACGGGCATGTCTGTGGACGGGCAGCCAGAGAACGGGTTTGAGGTGGAAATCAGTTGCTACCGCCAGTACGTACGGTACACGCGTGATTCGGACGGGGACCGCAAGAAGAAAATCGAGCGGGATCTCCTGTGGCGAGACGAAGCGCGCGTGCGGGGGCAGGCCTACGGTGATGGAACGAAGGTCCAGGTTCCGTTCTCCTTTCAGCTTCCGACGAATCAGCCTGCCTCATCACCGATGAAAACCGAGAGGCGAAAACTGTGGGAGGTCTCCATCGAGGCCGACGTGCCGGGTATTGACTTGAGCGATAAGATCGAAATCCCGGTCTTCGAGTCGGAAGGAACCGGAACCCCTTCTCAGCCAACTTCACCAGCGGACGGTCGTGAGTCTACGGGCGAGGCCGATGGGGAGGAAGCTTTCACGAAAGGAGACGGCGCCCCGGGATCCGACTCGGCCGTTTCTGCTGCGGTCGATCAGGCGGACGAGGCGCCCGCGTTTGACGAGGAATGGGAGTTCGATGAGCCGGTAACGAAGGGGATCACGATCGAGGATGCGCCGGGGAAATTCGAGATGCACTTCGGCTCGTCACGAAATCGGAGCGGTGGACTTACACTCGGTCTGATCGGCCTTGCTATGGTTATAGGCGGTTTCTTCCTGTTCGGTGCATCGTTCCTCTTTGCCCTGATCATGGTTGGCCTCGGCGGACTCATGGTGTATGGGGCGGTTCAAAACCTGACCAATGACACGGTCGTCTGGATTCGTAACGGTCAGATTGAGGTGACACACGACGGTATGGGGATGCCGGATGACGTCGCGTTTCCGGCATCGGAGCTGGAAGATGTCATGGTCCGGCTCGATAGTACGAACCAAAGCTCAGGGTACGGTATTTTCCTCGTCGCGTCAGAGTCAGCGGATCTAGGGGATCTGGAGAAGAAGGCGGCGAAAGCGAACAAGACACTATCTAACCTTGGCGTCAGTACCTCGAACCCCATGCGCAAACAGATGAAGGAAGGCATGGAGAAACCGCATGTGCGGGTGGCGAATCAGCTCGAAGATAAAGCGGAGGCGGACTGGCTCGCTCAACGAATCAAAGAGGCGGCCGAACGGGAGGCGTCGTTCTAATGATCAAAGCCGGAGGAGCAAAAGTCGTTACGCCTCCTCGCGCGCAGGAACGCGGGCAATAAATGGCAGGTGTACGTAATGTGCACGGCGGTCCGAAAGCGTGTACACGTCATGTTGACTCCAGGACGAGACTCACCTTTTACCATGGCTAAAGCTCCAAAGGCTCGAGACGCAAAGGATTTGAAACAGCGTCTTACCGATCAACAGTATCACGTAACTCAGGAAGCTGGCACCGAACGAGCATTTACGGGCAAATACTGGGATCACAAGGAAGATGGCACCTACGCCTGTGTCGTGTGCGGCACAGAGCTTTTCGACTCCGATACAAAATTTGAGTCCGGCAGCGGCTGGCCGAGTTTCTATGATGTCGTCGCTGAGGGAAATGTCGAGCTACGCCAAGACAACAGTCTCGGAATGCAGCGTACTGAGGTGGTTTGTGGTGAATGCGGCGCGCACCTCGGTCATCTGTTCAACGATGGACCGAATCCGACCGGGAAGCGCTACTGCATTAACTCGGCGGCCCTGAATTTCGAAGATGAGGACGACCGTGACGAATGAAGTGTCACCTTTTCCTGAATGCACCCTGGTGCACGGTGTCCCTGTCTGTGGAATCGACGTAGGCCCGGAGACGCGCTGCGCGCACTATCACGGAGACGCGGACATCATCGCCATTCGCTTCCCATGCTGCGACCGGTTCTATCCGTGCCATGCCTGCCACGATGCGGTCGCCGATCATGAGGCGGAGGTCTGGCCACGCGATGCATTTGACACG of Longibacter salinarum contains these proteins:
- the ftsH gene encoding ATP-dependent zinc metalloprotease FtsH, encoding MPGPRESSGGRGNMIIFIIAGILLALFAYQQFTGPTVGAQEVSYSEFRQEVRTGNVDQVTVQGQRVVGDLVNESKTATAEGDSTSYQSFVTYLPSFGDEKLMELLEANNVQVVTEPQSDFPWTLVIMGLLPILLLFGVGYFFLRRMQSQGQGLFSVRKSKAKLFDKGEEDTTFDDVAGAESAKEEMREIIKFLKNPERFERLGGKVPKGVLLVGPPGTGKTLLARAVAGEADAPFFSVSGSDFMEMFVGVGASRVRDMFEDAKENSPAIIFIDELDSIGRQRGAGLGGGHDEREQTLNQLLSELDGFEENQGIVVMAATNRPDILDSALTRPGRFDRQITVPLPTKQARKQILEIHARNKPLSDEIDLEVIAGSTPGFSGADLENLLNEAALLAARFDREQIEREDIEEARDKVIMGLKREGMVIDDEEKKLLAYHEAGHAIVAAVLPYADPIHKVTIVPRGQAMGVTQQMPEKEKYLYRREYLLDRLAVVMGGRAAEELIFDTATSGAENDLKQVRQMARKMVLDWGMGEQFRHIALGDNQGRVFLGEELAKGKNYSDDTARQVDDEIRAISENAFQRAIDTLRDNQEAFDKLADLLIEREVVPGSDVLKLVNGNADSFDDVLTNGTAGEDQTQSSRVDGRHSTGGESGSDASSNETRDES
- the msrB gene encoding peptide-methionine (R)-S-oxide reductase MsrB, producing the protein MAKAPKARDAKDLKQRLTDQQYHVTQEAGTERAFTGKYWDHKEDGTYACVVCGTELFDSDTKFESGSGWPSFYDVVAEGNVELRQDNSLGMQRTEVVCGECGAHLGHLFNDGPNPTGKRYCINSAALNFEDEDDRDE
- a CDS encoding CHY zinc finger protein, with amino-acid sequence MRTTVTNEVSPFPECTLVHGVPVCGIDVGPETRCAHYHGDADIIAIRFPCCDRFYPCHACHDAVADHEAEVWPRDAFDTPAVLCGACGEKLTVSEYLRSNSACPACSEAFNPGCAQHRHLYFETPPS